The stretch of DNA GCGCTCGCCGTAGTGGGGAGAGGCGAGCAAGCGGTCGACCAGCGCGGGCCACGCGTTCGGAGACGAGTCGTTGACGAAGGCGTCCGATTCGGCCGGTGTCGGGGGCAGGCCCAGCACGTCCAGATACGCTCGTCGAACGAGGGTGCGTTTGTCGGCGGCCGACACGGGGGTCAGGCCCTTGCGCGACATCGCATCAAGAATGAAGGCGTCGATGGGGTTGGCAGACCAGCCCTCTCGCGTGACCACCGGGACCGCGGGCCGCGCGACCGGCGTAAACGCCCAGTACTGCCGCTCACTTTCCGTGATCGGGCGCTCTTCACGCTTGCGAAGCTCCTCGAGGTCTGTGCCGCCCCCGCCGCTGGCGCCGGGCACGGTCGCCCACGAGGCACCCGCTTCGATCCACAGGCGGATGGTGCGTCGCTGCGCTTCGCTCAAGGGCGGGGCGTCTTCAGGCATCTGCAGATCGCCGTCGTGCATGATGGCCTTGTAGAGCAGGCTCGCGGCAGGCTGGTGGGCCACCACGGCGCGTCCGGACCGCCCACCTTTTTGCAGGCCCGCCTCCGTCCGCAGATCGAGTCCGCCGTCTTTGGCCTCTCCGTGGCACTCGATACAGGTCTTCTGCACGAGCTGGAAGACTTCTGTCGCCAGTTGATCAGGCGTGCGCGTATCCTGCGGCGCTTCCTGCCACGGGACACGCGGCAGGGCCGCGCGTTCCGCACGCGCCGTCACCACCACACCCCAGGCGAGCGCCGTCGCAAGGCCTGCGGCCGTCACGGCGGCCGAACCACACATCCGTCGTCTCAGCATCAACACCTGCCCCTGGCTACGAGTGCTCAAATGGTCGCTCAGCCCCGGCCGGCAGTCAATGACCACATCGCCCACGTTGCGCCGTGATTCGTGGCGTCAGTATATGATCCGGCCCATGTCGCAGACGCCTCGTACCTCGCTCGTGTTGTCACTCGCCGGACTCGCAATCATGGCCACCGCCATCTCTGCCAAAACCGTCGTGACGCCTCCCGCCCAGGCCGCCCGCTGGACCATTCCCACCGGTGGCGCTGCGGAAACAAACCCGCTGCCGATCAACGCGGCCACGCTCGCCGGGGGCAAGAAGTTGTTTGCCGCCAAGTGTGAACGCTGCCACGGACCTGCGGGCAAGGGCGATGGTCCGGACGCTGATGCGAAGTACGCGGCGGAGATGGACCTGACCAACGTGGCGCGCGCGCCGCGTAATTCCGACGGCACGGTGTTCTACAAGATCTGGAACGGGCGCTCGAACCCGAAGATGCCCGCCTTCTCGGAAGACACCTCCAAGGAACAGGTCTGGGCCATCGTCGCCTACGCACAGTCGTTGAGGAAACCACCGTCGGGGTCCTGAAGTCCCGGGGTCCTGGAGTCCCAGTTCCCCAGCTCCTAATTTCCTAAGTTCCTCATTTCCAATGTCCTCTTCCGATCCCGCGGGCCGGTTTGAACAGCGACTCTTCATCGCTGCCAAGCCGGCTGACGTGTTCGCATGTTTTTTCGATCATGCCGCGCTGCAGGTCTGGTGGCAGGTGACTCACGCGGTGGTCACGCCGGTGCCGTTTGGCGTGTATGCCATCGAGTGGGCGCCGACCAATTATCGCGACGACCTGCTGGGGCCGCTCGGTGGCGTCTTCCACGGGACAGTGGTGGACGTGCGTCCGGGCCAGCAGTTTCTCGTCGCCGACTGCTGGTGGGTGCCGCCCGAGGGGGACGCGCTTGGGCCGATGGCGCTGCACGTCAGTTGCCAGCCTGAAGGTACGGGATGCCGATTGGTGGTGCGTCAGGACGGCTACGAACCGTCGCCGCGCTGGCGGCGATACTATGCGGTCGCGTCGCGCGGATGGCAACTCTCACTGACCGCACTTCGGCGCCGGGCCGAAGAGCGGCACTCGGCGCACTCAGCCCGCTGACGGGGCGGCGGTGCCCACCTTGAGGGCCTTCGCCAGGCCGACGGCGATGGGGGCGGCCAGAAAACTCAACAGGGCCCCCATCTTGGCTTGATCGAGGTGCGGCGACGTGATCGGAAACGCCGCGGTGGTGAAAAACAGCGCGACGGTGAAGCCAATGCCGGCGGCCACTCCAATCACGACCATCGATCGTTTTTCCAGACCGGCGGCCCTGGGAAAGCCGACGGCGCCTGCAATCATCGCAAACGCGAAGATACCGATCGGCTTGCCGAAAAGCAGGCTGCCCAACACCATCCACGTCACCTCACCCACCGACGAAAGTGGCACTCCGGCATTGACGAGCCCGAACAGCAGCAGGACAAACTGCACCGGTGTCTGCCACCAATGTTCGAACTCGTTCATGGTGTCGTGCCGCTTCCCTTCCTTCGGGGCAAACAAACCGAGGTCGAACTTCGCGTGCGGCATGAACGGCACGATCGGCACCAGCGCCAGAGCGGGGTGCAGTCCGCCCACATAGAGCCCAATCCACGACATCACACCCGGGCCCATCACATAGACCCAGAAGTTGCCGACACGGAAACGGCGCAGGACCCAGGCCAGGACGATCGCGCCCGACAGCCAAAGTCCGAGCCATCCGAGAGCGAGAGGGGCACTCGGGTAAAACACTGCGAGGATCACCAACCCCATCGCGTCGTCTGCAATCGCCAGCAGCAAGAGAAATGGGATCGCCGGGTGGCCTGTTGGAAAGATCATCCTCGCCACGAGGTAGGAAAATGCAATGTCGGTGGCGCAGGGGATGGCCCAGCCGCGCACCACCTCCATGTCGTTGACGGCGTAGGCCGACAGCACGTACAGGGTGGCCGGCATCGCCATGCCCCCGATCGCCGCGAAGACGGGAACCG from Acidobacteriota bacterium encodes:
- a CDS encoding c-type cytochrome; the protein is MSQTPRTSLVLSLAGLAIMATAISAKTVVTPPAQAARWTIPTGGAAETNPLPINAATLAGGKKLFAAKCERCHGPAGKGDGPDADAKYAAEMDLTNVARAPRNSDGTVFYKIWNGRSNPKMPAFSEDTSKEQVWAIVAYAQSLRKPPSGS
- a CDS encoding SRPBCC domain-containing protein translates to MSSSDPAGRFEQRLFIAAKPADVFACFFDHAALQVWWQVTHAVVTPVPFGVYAIEWAPTNYRDDLLGPLGGVFHGTVVDVRPGQQFLVADCWWVPPEGDALGPMALHVSCQPEGTGCRLVVRQDGYEPSPRWRRYYAVASRGWQLSLTALRRRAEERHSAHSAR
- a CDS encoding Na+/H+ antiporter NhaA — its product is MTQQPTQNGVIQFILDNSLLLIGGSLIALVWANLNYPAYESFAHLLHFGVNDVGMVFFFALATKEVVEAMLPGGPLASPKQAAVPVFAAIGGMAMPATLYVLSAYAVNDMEVVRGWAIPCATDIAFSYLVARMIFPTGHPAIPFLLLLAIADDAMGLVILAVFYPSAPLALGWLGLWLSGAIVLAWVLRRFRVGNFWVYVMGPGVMSWIGLYVGGLHPALALVPIVPFMPHAKFDLGLFAPKEGKRHDTMNEFEHWWQTPVQFVLLLFGLVNAGVPLSSVGEVTWMVLGSLLFGKPIGIFAFAMIAGAVGFPRAAGLEKRSMVVIGVAAGIGFTVALFFTTAAFPITSPHLDQAKMGALLSFLAAPIAVGLAKALKVGTAAPSAG